CAAAGCCGGCGGGGTCTTTTTGCAGGCCGAGAGTGAGGTGGCTTCAATCAACATGCTGTTTGGCGCCGCCGCCACCGGCGTGCGCGCCATGACCGCCTCCTCCAGTCCCGGCATCTCGCTGATGCAGGAGGGCATCTCCTATGCAGCGGGTGCCGAGCTGCCCGTGGTTATCGTGGACATCATGCGCGGCGGTCCGGGCTTGGGCAACATCGCACCCGAACAGGGGGACTATTTTCAGGTTGTCAAAGGCGGAGGGCACGGCAATTATCACGTCATCGTGCTGGCGCCCAACAGTGCGCAGGAAATGTGTGATCTCACCATCCTGGCGTTCGAGCTGGCGGATCGCTATCGCAATCCCGTGGTCGTGCTGGCGGACGGTTTTATTGGCCAGATGATGGAACCGGTGAATTTTCCTCCCGCCGTCACGCAGTTGCCGCCCAAACCCTGGGCGGTGGCGGGCACCGCCGCGACGCGCGACAATCTCATCACCTCCATCGAGCTGGTGCCGGAAGAATTGGAAGCCCATGTGCGTCACCTCTATGAAAAGTATGAGATCGTTGCCCGGGAAGAGCAGCGCTATGAGGCCTACCGCCTGGAGAACGCCGAGATCGTGACCGTGGGCTATGGCATCGTGGCGCGACTGCTGCGCACGGCGGTGGACATGGCGCGCCGCCGCGGCATCCCGGTCGGCTTGCTGCGACCGATCACGCTCTGGCCCTTTCCCAAAAACAAGATCGAGGAGTTGACCGATCACACTTACGGCTTTCTGGTGTGTGAACTGAGCATGGGCCAAATGGTGGAGGATGTCCGCCTGGCGGTAAATGGCTGGGTGCCGGTGCAGTTCTACGGTCGTTCCGGCGGCATGGTGCCGACGGCCGAAGAGCTGCTGCAACAGATCGAGCGCTTTTGGAAAGAGTTGGATGTGGGTGACGCTTGAAGCGGCCCGTGATTGTGCGCATGACGGCAACCACCTTTTCGCAGGCAAAATAAAAAGGCGAGGAGCATCTGTTTCGAGGCCGGGGTGATTTGAATGATGGAGCATGTCCTGCAATGCCCGGCAAGCCCGGCTGGTGCCTGAAAAGAATGTCGAACCATCAGATGCTCCTCGTCAGGTTTGCGGACAGGAAGGGTAAAACAGGGCAAGCTTGTGCAGTACCAGCTCAAAGTCATGTGGGGATGCTCTCTTTTCGTGAGGAAGTACCATGATTACCGAAGACAAGGAATTGCAGCCCGGTTATGAATGGGAACTGGATTTCCACTGTGTGCGCTGCGGTGCCGCCCACGATCTGCTTTTCGACAAAGCGACAGAGAAGATGTACTGCGTCCGTTGCTGGCGGATGGTGCAGAGTGGGTTGCCGACCCAGCCGGAGCCGGTGGAATTCCAGGAGTGAGTTTGGCCCGCCGCCGTTTTGCCGGGTGGTGAAGGCAAAGACTGAACATGCATGAAAACCCTGCGATCTTGGGAGAGAGAATCATGGAAGCCACTGTTTTGCGCCGGCCGGCCTCGTTTTATGAAGTTTTCAACCGCAAGCCCGGCGCGGAGAAAACCTCCACCCACTACTGCCCCGGTTGCGGTCACGGCACCATCCACAAGTTGATTGCCGAGGCCATGGATGATTTCGGGATTGCCGACCGCACCGTGTTCATCTCTCCGGTGGGCTGCGCGGTGTTTGCCTATTACTACATGAAATGCGGCAACATCCAGGTGGCACATGGCCGCGCACCGGCGGCCGCGACCGGCGTGCGGCGGGCCTTGCCCGACAGCATCGTCATCAGCTATCAAGGCGACGGCGATCTGGCCGCGATCGGCGGCAACGAAATTTTGCATGCGGCCAACCGCGGCGAAAACATCACGGTGATTTTCGTGAACAATGCCATCTACGGCATGACCGGCGGCCAGATGGCGCCCACCACGCTGCTCGGCATGAAAACCACCACCACGCCCTATGGCCGTTCGGCCGGCAATGAGGGTTTTCCCCTGCGGGTCTGCGAACTGTTGTCCTCTCTGGAAGCCCCGGCCTACCTCGAACGGGTGGCGGTGACCGACGCCAAAAACGTGATGTCCGCGCGGCGTGCCATTCGCAAGGCGATTCAGTATCAAATCGAGGGCCGTGGCTTCTCGCTTGTCGAGCTGCTCGCGATTTGCCCCACCGGCTGGAATCTCACACCCTCCGCCGCCAAAAAATGGCTGGTGGAAAACATGCTGCCGGTGTTTCCACTGGGGGTGTTTCGCGACAAGAAGGAAAAGCCGGCCACGCCGCCGCCCAGTAACGGCGAATGGAAACCCGCCGCGGATCTCCGCGCGTTGCTCGATATTCCGCAGGAGAACGAGACCGTCTGGCAGGCGCCGGCGACCGGCCGGGAGCTGAGTCCGCGCATGAAGATTGCGGGTTTTGGCGGGCAGGGGATTTTGTTCGCCGGCGTGACGCTTGCGGAAGCCGGCATGCGCATTGGTCGTCACGTGAGCTGGCTGCCGAGTTACGGCCCGGAAATGCGCGGCGGCACGGCCAACTGCCACGTCATCATCTCTAACGAGAAAATTGGCTCGCCGCTGGTTTCCGAAAGCGACGTGCTGATCGCGATGAACCGGCCGTCGCTGGAGAAATTTCAGGCGGAGGTCCGGCCGGGGGGGCTGGTGCTGTACAATCGCTCGCTGATCGCCGGCGTGACGCTGCGTGACGAGGTGCAAGTTGTGGCGGTTCCCGCCACCGAAATTGCCGATGCGCTCGGTAACACCAAAGTTGCCAACGTGGTAATGCTGGGTGCCTACCTCGAGTTGTCGAAGCTGTTGCCCGAGGAGGTGGTGCTGGCCGTGCTCAACCAGAAGGCCAAATCCCGGCCGGCGCTGGCGGAGCTGAATGCCAGGGCATTGGCCGCGGGACAGAATTTCGCCCGCACTGGTGTTCTGCCGCACCACGCCTGAGCGGAGAGCACCTGGCCTTGCGTGTGCGGCAAAACCTCATCTGCATTTTGGCGGAGGTGCGCCATGACACTCGAGCTGTCTGTCAAAGAGCTGGAGCTGCTGCAGCGTATTGTGCAGCAGTACTTCATGAACCTGCGCGAGGAGATTTATCACACTGACTCCTCGCTGTTCAAAGATGATTTGAAAGTCGAGAAGGCACAGATCGAAGCGATGCTGAATAAAATCGCAACTGCCGTGCGAGCAGCAGCCACCGCCTGAACCGTGAGTGGCGAGGCTGGCATGGCACCAGCCGCGCTCTTTGTGCCAAACCGGACGGGTGAAGGCGGGCAAGAGGCCCGGCCAGTCATCCGGCAAGCAATGACGAACAGAGGCGCGCCATGGTCATTGGCATTCCCGTGGAAACCTGGCGGGACGAACAGCGTGTGGCATTGTCTCCCGCGGGCGTCTATGCGCTGGTCAAGGCCGGACACAAAGTCGTGGTGCAGTCCGGCGCCGGAGCAGGCTGCGGCTTTACCGATCAAATCTATGATGAAGCGGGCGCCCATCTTGCGTTCAGTGCCGGTGAAGTCCTCGGCCGCGCCGACATGATCGTCAAGGTCATGCCACCCTCGCTGGAAGAAGTGACCGCAATGGCGCCGGGGAAAACCCTGCTGAGCTTTTTCAACTTCAGCACCATGAACCCCCGGCTCATGGCCCTGCTGAGCGAAACGCGCTGCACCGCCATCGGCTACAACCTGATCGAGGACCGTCACGGCAACCTGCCGGTGTTGACCACCATGAGTGAAATCGCCGGCATGCTGTTGCCCCAAATTGCCGGACAGTTGCTCACCACGCCGGCGGGCGGCCGCGGCATCCTGTTGGGTGGCGTGGCGGGCATTCCCGCTCATCAACTCAACAGCGCGATCGCCACGCCCTACAACATCGAGCGCAATCTCGGCACGGTGGATGTGCTGGTGGGTGCCGTGATGATTCACGGCCAGCAATCACCGCACGTGGTGACGGAGGACATGGTCAGGCGCATGCGCCCGGGCAGCGTGATCATGGACATTTCCATCGATCAGGGCGGCTGTGTGGAGACCAGCCGGCCGACGACGCATTCCGACCCCACCTTCATCCGCCACGGCATCATTCATTATGCCGTGCCGAACATTCCGGCATTGGTGGCGCGTTCCGCCGCGCATGCGCTCAACAACACCATTTTGCCCCTTGTGCTGCGACTGGCGGAGCAGGGGCCGGCAGCGATGGCGGAATCCCGCCTGTTGCAGCGGGGGGTGTATCTCTTTCAGGGGCAATGCACCCAGCCGGGAGTGGCATACATGCTCGGCTGGCCGCATGTGCCGATCACCGAGCTGCTGTCGCATCCGGCGCAGGCCTGAGAGCGGTGTGCGCGGGGAGAGGACCTCCACCGGCCCGCCGTTCGCAATTGTCTCCAACCACAGCCAAAAGTTCGACCCGGCGGGTCTCCTGCCGGGAGACAGCGTGAGGCATGGCGGCATCAGGCGGAGTATCATGCCGCAGCATGTTTGAACGGTGCAAAAGTAAAAGCTCGCGCCGGCCAGCCGCCGGCGTCTTGTGTGTCATTGTGCATGATTGATGAAGGATCCCTTTGAGCGAGAGTGAAATCGTACGGCGCGCGGCTTCTCCTTAATCGCAGCAATCCACAATCAAGGATTGAAAGCGGAATGAAAATGAATTATTTTGGGGCGGGAGGAGACACCCTCGTGACAGAATGGCATTGATGGTGGCCGCCTTGCAAAGGCTCCAGTCCCTGTTCGTGATCATCTTAAAAATTGGCGCACGGTTGCGGCCGGCTGCCGGCTATGGCCCGCATCCCATTCACCGCCGCCGTGGTCGAGGGAAGCACAAATGGTAACGAAAGAAGCAGCCCTTCGCTATCACCGCGAAGGCCGCAAGGGCAAGATCGAGGTGACTCCGACCAAGCCCTGCGTCACACAAACCGATTTGTCCCTGGCTTACACACCGGGTGTTGCCGAACCCTGCCGTGAAATCCAGCGGGACGGCAATTTGGTGTGGGAATACACGGCGCGCGGCAATCTGGTGGCCGTGGTCTCCAATGGCACGGCCGTGCTCGGCCTGGGCGATATCGGCGCCGCCGCCGGCAAACCGGTGATGGAAGGCAAGGGGGTGTTGTTCAAGCGTTTTGCAGATATCGACGTCTTTGACATCGAGCTGGACACCCACGATCCGCAGGAGATCATCAAGGCGCTCAAGCTCATGGAACCGACCTTCGGCGGCATCAATCTCGAAGACATCAAGGCGCCGGAGTGTTTTGTCATCGAGGAAACGCTCAAGCAGATCATGAAGATTCCGGTGTTCCATGATGACCAGCACGGCACCGCCATCATCTCGGGCGCGGCGCTGCTCAACGCGCTGGAGCTGGTGGGCAAGGATATCAGCCAGGTGAAGGTGGTGTTCAACGGCGCCGGCGCCTCCGGCATCGCGTGTGCGAATTACTATCTCAGTCTCGGGGTCTCGCGGCAGAACCTGATTTTGTGCGACACCAAGGGTGTGGTCTACGCCGGCCGCAAGGAGAACATGAATCCCTACAAGGCGAAACTGGCGGCGGAAACCAGGGCCCGCACGCTCGCCGAGGCGATGGAAGGCGCCGATGTTTTTGTCGGCCTCTCCGGCCCCAACATGGTGACCAGGGAGATGGTGAGGTCAATGGCGAAAGACCCGGTGATTTTTGCCATGGCCAACCCGGATCCGGAGATCACTTACGAGGAGGCCACCTCGGTGCGCAGCGATCTCATCATGGCCACCGGCCGCTCGGATTATCCCAAC
The window above is part of the candidate division KSB1 bacterium genome. Proteins encoded here:
- a CDS encoding 3-methyl-2-oxobutanoate dehydrogenase subunit VorB: MQLIKGNEAVVKAALLAGCRAYFGYPITPASEIAESAALYFPKAGGVFLQAESEVASINMLFGAAATGVRAMTASSSPGISLMQEGISYAAGAELPVVIVDIMRGGPGLGNIAPEQGDYFQVVKGGGHGNYHVIVLAPNSAQEMCDLTILAFELADRYRNPVVVLADGFIGQMMEPVNFPPAVTQLPPKPWAVAGTAATRDNLITSIELVPEELEAHVRHLYEKYEIVAREEQRYEAYRLENAEIVTVGYGIVARLLRTAVDMARRRGIPVGLLRPITLWPFPKNKIEELTDHTYGFLVCELSMGQMVEDVRLAVNGWVPVQFYGRSGGMVPTAEELLQQIERFWKELDVGDA
- a CDS encoding 2-oxoacid:acceptor oxidoreductase family protein; amino-acid sequence: MEATVLRRPASFYEVFNRKPGAEKTSTHYCPGCGHGTIHKLIAEAMDDFGIADRTVFISPVGCAVFAYYYMKCGNIQVAHGRAPAAATGVRRALPDSIVISYQGDGDLAAIGGNEILHAANRGENITVIFVNNAIYGMTGGQMAPTTLLGMKTTTTPYGRSAGNEGFPLRVCELLSSLEAPAYLERVAVTDAKNVMSARRAIRKAIQYQIEGRGFSLVELLAICPTGWNLTPSAAKKWLVENMLPVFPLGVFRDKKEKPATPPPSNGEWKPAADLRALLDIPQENETVWQAPATGRELSPRMKIAGFGGQGILFAGVTLAEAGMRIGRHVSWLPSYGPEMRGGTANCHVIISNEKIGSPLVSESDVLIAMNRPSLEKFQAEVRPGGLVLYNRSLIAGVTLRDEVQVVAVPATEIADALGNTKVANVVMLGAYLELSKLLPEEVVLAVLNQKAKSRPALAELNARALAAGQNFARTGVLPHHA
- a CDS encoding alanine dehydrogenase — encoded protein: MVIGIPVETWRDEQRVALSPAGVYALVKAGHKVVVQSGAGAGCGFTDQIYDEAGAHLAFSAGEVLGRADMIVKVMPPSLEEVTAMAPGKTLLSFFNFSTMNPRLMALLSETRCTAIGYNLIEDRHGNLPVLTTMSEIAGMLLPQIAGQLLTTPAGGRGILLGGVAGIPAHQLNSAIATPYNIERNLGTVDVLVGAVMIHGQQSPHVVTEDMVRRMRPGSVIMDISIDQGGCVETSRPTTHSDPTFIRHGIIHYAVPNIPALVARSAAHALNNTILPLVLRLAEQGPAAMAESRLLQRGVYLFQGQCTQPGVAYMLGWPHVPITELLSHPAQA